The sequence TCTAACGCTTCGTTCAGCGGCTTTACAAACCCTGGAGGATCAAGCACTATCAGCGCTAACGCTTCTAATTCTTTAAGCTTTATCAATTCTCGTTTGAATGGTGGAGCAATCTATAATTTGCAGGCTAATAGCCTTATTTTCAATAACACGCAAGCGGTTTTCAATGTCTTGTATTCTAGGGGGACAAGCAATTTTAACGCTACGACACAGCTTTTAGGCAACACGAATTTTATGCTCAGCTCTCAAAGTTTGCTGAACTTTAATGGCGATACAACCTTGCAAAACAACGCTAATATCACGCTTGGCAATAAAAGTCAAGCCGCTTTTAAAAATTCTTTAACGCTTGATAATAATTCTAATTTAAGTTTAGACAATCAAAGCGTTTTGAATGCCAATGGCACAAGCGCTTTTAACAATCAAACGAGTCTCAATATTTATAATGGAAGTCAAGCAACCTTTAGTAGCCTCTTTTTTAATGGCGGGACACTCAGTCTTAACGCTAGTAGCAAGCTCAACGCTTCTAACGCTAGTTTTTCAAACAACACCACTATCAATTTAGACGATAGCGTTTTATCGGCTAGTAACACAAGCTCTTTAAACGCTAATATCAATTTTCAAGGCACAAGCCAGGCTGATTTTGGAGGCAACACGACTATTGATACAGCAAGCTTTAATTTTGACAGCACAAGCTCATTGAGTTTTAATAACCTTACGGCTAATGGGGCGTTGAATTTTAATGGTTATGCACCCTCTTTGACTAAAGCTTTAATGAGCGTTAGCGGGCAGTTTGTTTTAGGGAATAATGGGGATATTAATTTATCTGACATCAATATTTTTGATAATATTACAAAATCTGTAACCTACAACATCCTAAACGCTCAAAAAGGGATTACTGGCATTAGTGGGGCTAATGGCTATGAAAAAATCCTTTTTTATGGCATGAAAATCCAAAACGCTACCTATAGCGATAACAATAACATTCAAACTTGGTCGTTTATAAACCCTCTCAATTCTTCTCAAATCATTCAAGAGAGCATTAAAAATGGGGATTTAACCATAGAAGTTTTTAATAACCCCAACTCGGCTTCTAACACTATTTTTAATATCGCTCCTGAGCTTTATAATTACCAAGCTTCTAAGCAAAATCCTACCGGTTATAACTATGATTATAGCGATAACCAAGCAGGCACTTATTACTTGACAAGCAACATTAAAGGTCTTTTCACCCCTAAAGGCTCTCAAACGCCTCAAACCCCAGGCACTTATAGCCCATTTAACCAGCCTTTGAATAGTTTGAATATCTACAATAAGGGTTTTTCTAATGAAAATTTAAAAACGCTTTTAGGGATCCTTTCTCAAAATTCCGCTACCTTAAAAGAAATGATTGAATCCAATCAATTAGACAATATCACTAACATCAATGAAGTGTTGCAACTCTTAGACAAGATTAAAATCACCCAAACGAAAAAGCAAGCACTCCTAGAAACGATCAACCATTTGGCTGACAACATCAATCAAACCTTTAGTAACGGGAATCTAATTATAGGCGCTACCCAAGATAATGTTACAAACTCTACCAGCTCTATATGGTTTGGGGGCAATGGCTATAGCAGTCCTTGCGTGCTAGATAGCGCCACTTGTTCTTCTTTTAGAAACACTTACTTGGGGCAATTATTAGGCTCAACTTCCCCCTATTTAGGCTACATCAACGCTAATTTTAAAGCTAAAAGCATTTATATCACTGGAACGCTTGGAAGTGCTAACGCCTTTGAAAGCGGAGGGAGTGCGGATGTAACCTTTCAAAGCACTAATAACTTAGTGTTGAATAAAGCTAATATAGAAGCTCAAGCCACAGATAATATCTTTAATCTTTTGGGTCAAGAAGGGATTGATAAAATCTTTAATCAAGGGAATTTAGCGAATGTTCTCAGTCAAGTGGCTATGGAAAAAATCAAGCAAGCCGGCGGTTTAGGGAACTTTGTAGAAAACGCTCTAAGCCCTTTGAGTAAAGAATTACCCACTAGCTTGCAAAGTGAAACCTTAGGCCAACTTATAGGTCAAAATAATTTAGATGATTTATTGAATAATAGTGGGGTCATGAATGCAATCCAAAATATTATCAGTAAAAAACTAAGCATTTTTGGTAATTTTGTTACCCCATCCATCATAGAAAACTACCTTGCTAAGCAGTCTTTAAAAAGCATGCTAGACGATAAAGGGCTTTTGAATTTCATCGGTGGGTATATAGACGCTTCTGAATTAAGCTCTATTTTAAGCGTGGTTTTAAAAGACATTACTAATCCTCCTACAAGCTTGCAAAAAGACATTGGTGTGGTGGCGAACGACTTGTTGAACGAGTTTTTAGGACAAGATGTTGTTAAAACGCTAGAAAATCAAGGCTTAGTGAGCAATATCATTAATAATATTATTTCTCAAGGCGGGTTAAGCGGCATTTATAATCAAGGTTTGGGGAGCGTGTTGCCGCCCTCTTTACAAAACGCGCTCAAAGAAAACGATTTAGGCGCTCTTTTATCGCCTAGAGGCTTGCATGATTTTTGGCAAAAAGGGTATTTTAATTTTTTAAGCAATGGCTATGTTTTTGTCAATAATAGCTCTTTTAGCAACGCTACAGGGGGCAGTTTGAATTTTGTCGCCAACAAGTCTATTATTTTTAATGGCGATAATACGATTGATTTTAGCAAGTATCAAGGCGCATTGATTTTTGCTTCTAATGGTGTTTCTAATATCAATATCACCACCCTAAACGCTACTAATGGCTTAAGCCTTAATGCAGGTTTGAATAATGTGAGCGTTCAAAAAGGGGAAATTTGTGTCAATTTAGCCAATTGCCCCACAACCAAAAACAGCTCTTCTACAAACTCTAGCGTAACCCCCACTAATGAATCTCTAAGCGTGCGCGCTAACAACTTCACTTTCTTAGGCGTCATCGCTTCTAATGGGGCTATTGATTTGTCTCAAGTGAAAAATAATAGCGTTATAGGCACGCTCAATCTCAATGGAAACGCGACCTTGCAAGCCAATAATTTAACGATCACTAACGCTTTTAACAACGCCTCTAACTCTACAGCTAACATTAATGGTGATTTCACCTTAAACCAACAAGCGACCTTAAGCACTAACGCTAGTGGCTTGAATGTCATGGGGAATTTTAATAGCTATGGCGATTTGGTGTTTAACCTCAGCCATTCAGTTAGCCATGCTATTATCAACGCTCAAGGCACAGCGACGATTATAGCTAATAACAATAACCCCTTAATCCAATTCAACACTTCTTCAAAAGAAACAGGTGCTTACACGCTTATTAATAGCACTAAGGCCATTTATTACGGGTATAACAACCAAATCACAGGAGGCAGTAGCCTAGATAATTACCTTAAGCTTTACACGCTCATTGACATTAATGGCAAGCACATGGTGATGACTGACAACGGCTTAACCTATAACGGGCAAGCCGTGAATATTAAAGATGGCGGTTTAATTGTAGGCTTTAAAGATTCTCAAAATCAATACATTTACACTTCCATTCTTTATAATAAAGTGAAAATCGCTGTTTCTAATGATCCTATCAATAACCTACAAGCCCCCACTTTAAAACAATATATCGCTCAAATTCAGGGCATTCAAGGCGTGGATAGCATTGAGCAAGCTGGAGGCACTCAAGCGATTAATTGGCTCAATAAAATCTTTGAAACTAAGGGAAGTCCTTTATTCGCTCCCTATTATTTAGAAAGCCATTCCACAAAAGATTTAACCACAATCGCTGGAGACATCGCTAACACTTTAGAAGTCATCGCTAACCCTGATTTTAAAAATGATGCCACTAATATTTTACAGATCAATACCTACACGCAGCAAATGAGCCGTTTAGCCAAGCTCTCTGACACTTCAACTTTCGCTCGTTCTGATTTCTTAGAACGCTTAGAAGCCCTTAAAAACAAGCGATTCGCTGATGCAATCCCTAACGCTATGGATGTGATTTTAAAATACTCTCAAAGAAACAGAGTCAAAAATAATGTGTGGGCGACAGGAGTTGGAGGGGCTAGTTTTATTAATGGAGGCACTGGGACTTTATATGGTATCAATATAGGGTATGACAGGTTTATTAAGGGCGTGATTGTGGGGGGTTATGCCGCTTATGGGTATAGCGGGTTTCATGCAAACATCACTCAATCAGGCTCTAGCAATGTCAATATGGGTGTTTATAGCCGAGCGTTTATCAAAAGAAGCGAATTAACGATGAGCTTGAATGAAACTTGGGGATACAATAAGACTTTCATCAACTCTTATGACCCCCTACTCTCAATCATCAATCAGTCTTACAGATACGACACTTGGACGACTGACGCTAAAATCAATTACGGCTATGATTTCATGTTTAAAGATAAAAGCGTTATTTTTAAACCTCAAGTAGGCTTAGCCTATTATTACATTGGTTTGTCTGGTTTAAGGGGTATTATGGATGATCCTATTTATAATCAATTCAGAGCCAATGCTGACCCCAATAAAAAATCCGTTCTAACGATTAATTTTGCCCTAGAAAGTCGGCATTATTTCAATAAAAACTCTTATTATTTTGTGATTGCGGATGTGGGCAGAGACTTATTCATTAATTCTATGGGGGATAAAATGGTGCGTTTTATTGGTAATAACACCCTAAGCTATAGAGATGGTGGCAGATACAACACTTTTGCTAGCATTATCACAGGCGGGGAGATAAGGTTATTCAAAACCTTTTATGTGAATGCGGGCATTGGGGCTAGGTTTGGGCTTGATTATAAAGATATTAATATTACCGGAAACATTGGTATACGCTATGCTTTTTAATGGTATCATTAAACTTATTTTTAACAAGCCTAATTCATAGCAGGATCAACCCATGCAAAAAGCCTTATTACATTCATCATTCTTTTTACCTTTATTTTTATCTTATTGTATCGCTGAAGAAAATGGGGCGTATGCGAGCGTGGGTTTTGAATATTCCATTAGTCATGCCGTTGAGCATAATAACCCCTTTTTGAATCAAGAACGCATCCAAATCATTTCTAACGCTCAAAACCAAATCTATAAACTCAATCAAGTTAAAAATGAAATCACAAACATGCAAAACACCTTTAATTACATCAACAACGCTTTAAAAAACCATGCTAAATTAACCCCCACTGAAATGCAAGCCGAACAATACTACCTCCAATCCACCCTTCAAAACATTGAAAAAATCGTCACGCTTAGCGGTGGCGTTGCATCTAACCCTAAACTAGCCCAAGCGTTAGAAAAAATACAAGAACCCACCACTAACCCTTTAGAATTTGAAGAAAACTTAAAAAATTTAGAATTGCAATTTTCTCAATCTCAAAACCGTATGCTTTCTTCTTTATCTTCTCAAATCGCTGCAATTTCAAATTCCCTAAACGCGCTTGATCTTAACTCTTATTCTAAAAACATTTCAAGCATGTATGGGGTAACTTTGAATGTGGGTTATAAGCATTTCTTCACCAAGAAAAAAAATCAAGGGTTTCGCTATTATTTGTTCTATGACTATGGTTACACTAATTTTGGTTTTGTGGGCAACGGCTTTGATGGTTTAGGCAAAATGAATAACCACCTCTATGGGCTTGGGATAGACTATCTTTTCAATTTCATTGATAATTCGCAAAAACATTCTAGCGTGGGTTTTTATGCGGGCTTTGCTTTAGCGGGGAGTTCGTGGGTAGGGAGTGGTTTGAGCATGTGGGTGAATGAAACGGATTTTATCAACAATTACTTGACCAATTATCAAGCTAAAATGCACACGAGTTTTTTCCAGATCCCTTTGAATTTTGGGGTTCGTGTGAATGTCAATAGGCATAACGGCTTTGAAATGGGCTTGAAAATCCCTTTAGCGGTGAATTCCTTTTATGAAACGCATGGTAAAGGGCTAAACACTTCCCTCTTTTTTAAACGCCTTGTGGTGTTTAATGTGAGTTATGTTTATAGTTTTTAGGGGGGTAGAAAATAAGCACCCCCTTACATGTTTTAGCGTATCGCAATCTTTGAATTTCAAAAACTCTTTAGTTTTTTTGCCTCAAATGATGGACGCTCTCGCCCCCAAGACCATAATTATTAGAATCCACCTCATCTATAATGACCACAACAGAAGCCTTATTTTTGTTTAACACCTTAACCATCAAATCTGAAACCCCTTCAATCAATTGCTGTTTTTGCTCGTTTGTTGGCCCTCCATTTTCTGGCACAAGTTTGATATTGATAAACGGCATGTTATTCCTTAAAATTGAGATAGCGTATTATAACACTTTTATCTAAACGCTTCATCAACGCTTTTTCATCTTAAACCCTCTTTTAAAAAACAATAAAATAAAAAACAATAAAAGCCCTTTTAGTGGCTTTCAAGTCAAGTTAAGTTTGATATACTAACAGAATGAATACTTATAAAAACAGCTTGAATCACTTTTTAAATTTAGTGGATTGTTTAGAAAAAATCCCCAATGTGGGTAAAAAGTCCGCCTTTAAAATGGCATATCATTTGGGTTTGGAAAACCCCTATCTGGCGCTCAAAATCACGCACGCTTTAGAGAACGCCCTAGAAAACCTTAAAACATGCGCATCTTGTAACGCGCTCAGCGAGAGTGAGGTTTGTGAGATTTGTTCTGATGAGAGCCGGCAAAATTCTCAGCTTTGCATGGTTTTACACCCAAGAGATGTGTTTATTTTAGAAGACTTAAAGGATTTTTTAGGGCGCTATTATGTGTTAAACTCTATAGAAGAAGTGGATTTTAACGCCCTAGAAAAACGCCTGATTGAAGAAAACATTAAAGAAATCATTTTTGCTTTCCCTCCCACTTTGGCTAATGATTCTTTAATGCTTTATATTGAAGATAAATTACAGCATTTCCACCTCACTTTCACCAAAATCGCTCAAGGCGTGCCTACTGGAGTGAATTTTGAAAACATTGACTCCGTTTCGCTCTCAAGGGCGTTTAATTCAAGGATCAAAGCATGAATTTAAACTTTATGCCCCTATTGCATGCTTATAACCATGCGAGCATTGATTTTCATTTCAATTCTAGTGCTAGGGATTTTTGCGTGCATGAAGTGCCTTTGTATGAATTTAGCAACACAGGCGAACATGCCGTTATTCAAGTGAGAAAAAGCGGTTTAAGCACTTTAGAAATGCTTCAAATTTTTTCTCAAATTTTAGGGGTAAAAATCGCTGAATTGGGTTATGCGGGCTTGAAAGATAAAAACGCACTGACGACTCAATTCATCTCACTCCCTAAAAAATACGCCCCTTTATTAGAAAAAAACACGAGCAACTTTCAAGAAAAAAACCTTAAAATCCTGTCTTTGAACTACCATTATAATAAAATCAAATTAGGGCATTTAAAGGGGAATCGCTTTTTTATGCGTTTTAAAAAAATGACCCCCCTAAACGCTCAAAAAACGGAGCAGGTTTTAGAACAAATCGTGCGGTTTGGCATGCCTAATTATTTTGGATCGCAGCGCTTTGGGAAGTTCAATGACAACCACCAAGAGGGTTTAAAAATCTTACAAAATCAAACGAAATTCGCCCGTCAAAAATTAAACGCTTTTTTAATTTCAAGCTATCAAAGTTATTTGTTTAACGCGCTTTTAAGCAAACGATTAGAAATCAGTAAAATCATTAGCTCTTTTAGCCTAAAAGAAAATTTGGAATTTTTTAAACAAAAAGATTTAAATGTTGATTCAAACACTCTAAAAACCCTTAAAAACCAAGCCCACCCCTTTAAAATCTTAGAAGGCGATGTGATGTGCCATTACCCTTATGGGAAGTTTTTTGACGCTTTAAAATTAGAAAAAGAAAGCGAAAGGTTTTTGAAAAAAGAAGCTGCGCCTACAGGGTTATTAGACGGCAAAAAAGCTCTTTATGCAAAAAATTTGAGTTTAGAAATTGAAAAAGAATTCCAGCATAACCTTTTAAGTAGCCATGCTAAAACGCTAGGCTCTAGGCGGTTTTTTTGGGTGTTTGCAGAAAATGTAACTTCTCAATATATCAAAGAAAAAGCGCAATTTGAATTGGGATTTTACTTGCCTAAAGGGAGTTATGCGAGTGCGTTGCTCAAAGAAATCAAGCATGAGAAAGGAGAAAATAATGACGAATTTTGAAAAGATTATCGCACAAAACAGGCTCAAAACGAACGCGGTTTTAGCGACTTATTGCGTGATTTTTGCTTTTATCGGGTTGTTGGTGGATGCTATTAGAATCAACGCTAATGATTTGGGCATAGCCCTTTTTAAACTCATGACTTTTCAAATTTTTCCTGCAATCACCATGATTATGTTTTTAGTGGCTTTTGTCATTATTGTTGTTTGTATCCAAAATTTTAGCTCCATCATGTTAAGCGGTGATGAATACAAGCTTATTGATCCAAGCAAGGTTTTAAGCTCTAAAGAAAACCAAATCCATCGCCTTTTGTTAGAGCTTTTAGAAGAGGCTAAGCTTCATTTTGAGCCTAAGCTTTATATCATTAAAGCCCCTTACATGAACGCTTTTGCGAGCGGGTGGAATGAATCCAATTCCCTTATCGCTCTTACAAGCGCTTTAATAGAGAGGTTGGATAGAGATGAATTAAAAGCCGTGATCGCTCATGAGCTCAGCCACATCAGGCACAACGACATTCGCTTGACCATGTGCGTGGGGATTTTAAGCAATATCATGCTGTTAGCGGCTAATTTTAGCGTGTATTTTTTCATGGGGAATCGCAAGAATAGCGGGGCGAATTTAGCCCGAATGATTTTATTAGTTTTACAGATCGTTTTGCCTTTTTTAACGCTCCTTTTGCAAATGTATTTGAGCCGCACACGAGAATACATGGCCGATAGCGGGGCGGCGTTTTTAATGCATGACAATAAGCCCATGATTAGAGCCTTACAAAAAATTTCTAACGACTATGCGAACAACGATTACAAGGGCATAGATCAGAACTCCACCCGATCGGCGGCTTATCTTTTTAACGCTGAAATGTTTAGCACCCACCCTAGCATTAAAAATCGTATCCAATCTTTATCAAGGCGTTTTGTTTAAATGGAAAATTTTTTCAACCAGTTTTTTGAAAATATCGGCGAAGATAAAAACAGAGAGGGCTTGAAAGAGACGCCTAAAAGGGTTCAAGAATTATGGAAATTCTTGTATAAAGGCTATAAAGAAGATCCTAAAGTGGCTTTAAAAAGCGCGTATTTCCAAGGCGTTTGCGATGAAATGATAGTGGCTCAAAACATTGATTTTTACTCCACTTGCGAACACCATTTGCTCCCTTTTTTGGGGAATATCAGTTTAGGATACATTCCTAAAGAAAAGATTGTAGGCATCAGCACGATCGCTAAACTCATTGAAATTTATAGCAGACGCTTGCAAATCCAAGAAAGGCTGACCACCCAAATTGCCGAGACCTTTGATGAAATCATAGAGCCAAGGGGCGTGATCGTGGTTTGTGAAGCCAAGCATTTGTGCATGAGCATGCAAGGGGTGCAAAAGCAAAATGCGATCATTAAAACAAGTGCTCTAAGAGGCCTCTTTAAAAAAGACCCTAAAACCAGAGCTGAATTTATGCAACTCTTAAAATCTTAGGTTATAATTCTGTGCATGAATAACCCTAATTTATCCTTTTACTATAATGAATGCGAGCGTTTTGAAAGCTTTTTAAACCACCATCATTTACACCTTGAAAGCTTCCACCCTTATTTGGAAAAAGCCTTTTTTGAAATGGTGCTTAATGGGGGTAAAAGGTTCCGCCCTAAGCTTTTTTTAGCCGTGCTTTGCTCTTTAGTGGGTCAAAAAGATTATTCTAACCAACAAACAGAATATTTTAAAATCGCTTTAAGCATTGAATGCTTGCACACCTATTCGCTCATCCATGACGATTTACCATGCATGGATAACGCCGCTTTAAGGAGAAACCACCCCACTTTACACGCTAAATACGATGAAACCACAGCCGTTTTAATCGGCGATGCGCTCAACACTTACTCTTTTGAATTGCTTTCAAGCTCTTTACTAGAAAGCCATATTATTGTGGAATTGATCAAAATCTTAAGCGTTAATGGGGGGATTAAAGGCATGGTTTTAGGGCAGGCTTTGGATTGCTATTTTGAAAACACGCCCTTAAATTTAGAACAGCTCACTTTCTTACACGAGCATAAAACCGCTAAATTGATTAGCGCGAGCTTGATGATGGGGCTTGTTGCGAGCGGTATTAAAGATGAAGAGCTTTTTAAATGGCTTCAGGCTTTCGGGTTAAAAACGGGTCTTTGTTTTCAAGTGTTAGATGATATTATAGATGTTACGCAAGATGAAGAAGAAAGCGGTAAAACCACTCATTTAGACGGCGTTAAAAACAGCTTTGTGAATTTATTGGGGCTAGAAAAGGCGAATGATTACGCTCAAACTTTAAAAACAGAAGTTTTAAACGATTTAAACCTATTAAAACCCGCTTATCCTTTATTGCAAGAAAATTTGAACGCATTATTGAACACTCTATTTAAAGGCAAGACATGAAAAAAATTTTACTCACCAACGATGATGGCTACCATGCAAAAGGCATTAAAGCTTTAGAACAAGCTTTAGGAGAAATGGCAGAAATTTATGTGGTCGCCCCTAAGCATGAAAAAAGCGCATGCTCGCAATGCATCACCATCACTGCACCTTTAAGAGCGGAGAAAATTAAGGGCAAAGAAGGCAGGCATTATAGGATTGATGATGGCACGCCAAGCGATTGCGTGTATCTAGCGATCAATGAGCTTTTCAAACATGTCTCTTTTGATTTAGTGATTTCAGGGATCAATCTTGGATCTAACATGGGCGAAGACACGATTTATTCGGGAACGGTGGCTGGAGCGATTGAAGGCACCATTCAGGGCGTGCCTTCCATTGCGATTTCTCAAATCCTTTCTAACAAAAACAAAAACACGCCCCTAAGTTTTGATCTGGCTCAAAAGATCATCCAGGATTTAGTCCAAAACATCTTCACCAAAGGCTACCCTTTAAAAGGGCGCAAACTCCTAAATGTGAATGTCCCTAATTGCTCCTTACAAGAATATAAGGGCGAATGCATCACCCCTAAAGGCTATAGGCTGTATAAAAAAGAAGTGCATAAGCGCACAGACCCCAAAAACGAAAGCTATTTTTGGCTAGGGTTACACCCTTTAGAATGGCAAAAGCGCGAAAATGAAGACAGACTCTCTGATTTTGACGCTATTGCTTCAAACCTTGCTTCTATCACGCCTTTAAATTTAGACTTAACCAGTTATGATGATTTGAAAAATTTGGAATCTTGGCATAAGGGAATGTTAAAGTGAGTAAAAATCACCGCTTGGCTTTTTTAGGGCTAATTGTTGGGGTTCTATTCTTCTTTAGCGCATGCCAGCACCGCTTGCACATGGGGTATTATTCAGAAGTTACAGGGGATTATTTGTTCAACTATAATTCCACTATCGTGGTGGCTTATGACAGAAGCGATGCGATGACTTCTTATTATATCAATGTGATTGTTTATGAATTGCAAAAATTAGGCTTTTACAATGTCTTCACGCAAGCGGAATTCCCATTAGATAAAGCAAAAAATGTGATCTATGCGCGCATTGTCCGTAACATCTCGGCTGTGCCATTCTACCAATACAATTACCAACTGATCGATCAAGTCAATAAGCCTTGTTATTTTCTTGGGGGGCAGTTTTATTG is a genomic window of Helicobacter pylori oki112 containing:
- the folE gene encoding GTP cyclohydrolase I FolE, which produces MENFFNQFFENIGEDKNREGLKETPKRVQELWKFLYKGYKEDPKVALKSAYFQGVCDEMIVAQNIDFYSTCEHHLLPFLGNISLGYIPKEKIVGISTIAKLIEIYSRRLQIQERLTTQIAETFDEIIEPRGVIVVCEAKHLCMSMQGVQKQNAIIKTSALRGLFKKDPKTRAEFMQLLKS
- a CDS encoding polyprenyl synthetase family protein; the protein is MNNPNLSFYYNECERFESFLNHHHLHLESFHPYLEKAFFEMVLNGGKRFRPKLFLAVLCSLVGQKDYSNQQTEYFKIALSIECLHTYSLIHDDLPCMDNAALRRNHPTLHAKYDETTAVLIGDALNTYSFELLSSSLLESHIIVELIKILSVNGGIKGMVLGQALDCYFENTPLNLEQLTFLHEHKTAKLISASLMMGLVASGIKDEELFKWLQAFGLKTGLCFQVLDDIIDVTQDEEESGKTTHLDGVKNSFVNLLGLEKANDYAQTLKTEVLNDLNLLKPAYPLLQENLNALLNTLFKGKT
- the surE gene encoding 5'/3'-nucleotidase SurE → MKKILLTNDDGYHAKGIKALEQALGEMAEIYVVAPKHEKSACSQCITITAPLRAEKIKGKEGRHYRIDDGTPSDCVYLAINELFKHVSFDLVISGINLGSNMGEDTIYSGTVAGAIEGTIQGVPSIAISQILSNKNKNTPLSFDLAQKIIQDLVQNIFTKGYPLKGRKLLNVNVPNCSLQEYKGECITPKGYRLYKKEVHKRTDPKNESYFWLGLHPLEWQKRENEDRLSDFDAIASNLASITPLNLDLTSYDDLKNLESWHKGMLK